The Mycolicibacterium parafortuitum nucleotide sequence CGCCCCGAGGTACTGATGATCATCGGCGCCGGGCAGACCCAGGGCTACCGGCGCACCGCACTACACCCTCTCGGCTCACTCGACGATCACGCCTACGTGCTCTCCGATGCCGGCGTCACGTCGCTGATCATCGACCCGCAGCCGATGTTCGTCGAGCGGGCGCTGGGCCTGGTGGAGAAGGTGCCGTCGCTGCGGCAGGTGCTCACGATCGGGCCGGTGCCTTCCGAGCTTGCGGCCGCGGGCGTCGCTGCGGTGGACCTGACCGCCGAGGCGGCGAAGTACCCGGCCAAGCCGCTGGCCGCCGCGGACCTGCCGCCCGATCACATCGGCGGCCTGACCTACACCGGCGGCACCACCGGTAAGCCGAAGGGCGTCATCGGCACCACGCAGTCGATCACCACGATGACGACCGTGCAGCTCGCCGAGTGGGAATGGCCGGAGAATCCGCGCTTTTTGATGTGCACGCCGCTGTCGCACGCCGGCGCCGCGTTCTTCACCCCCGTCATCGTCAAGGGCGGTGAGCTGATCGTGCTGACCAAGTTCGATCCCGCCGAGGTGCTGCGCGTGATCGAGGAGCAGAAGATCACCGCGACGATGCTGGTGCCGTCGATGATCTACGCGCTGATGGACCACCCCGACTCGCACACCCGCGACCTGTCCTCGCTGGAGACCGTGTACTACGGCGCCTCGGCGATGAACCCGGTGCGGCTCAAGGAGGCGATCCGGCGGTTCGGGCCGATCTTCGCGCAGTACTACGGCCAATCCGAGGCGCCGATGGTCATCACGTATCTGTCCAAGAAGGAGCACGACGACAAGCGGCTGACCTCGTGCGGGCGTCCGACGCTGTTCGCGAAGGTGGCGCTGCTCGGCGAGGACGGCACACCCGTCCCGCAGGGTGAGGTCGGCGAGATCTGCGTGTCGGGTCCGCTGCTGTCGGGCGGGTACTGGAACCTGCCGGAGGCGACGGCGGACACTTTCCGCGACGGCTGGATGCACACCGGCGACCTGGCCCGCGAGGACGAGGACGGCTTCTACTTCATCGTCGACCGCACCAAGGACATGATCGTCACCGGTGGCTTCAACGTGTTCCCGCGTGAGGTGGAAGACGTTGTGGCCGAACATCCGTCGATCGCCCAGGTGTGCGTGATCGGCACGCCCGACGAGAAGTGGGGCGAGGCGGTGACCGCGGTGGTGGTGCTGCGTCCCGACGCGGATTCCTCCGACGGTGCGGTGCAGACGATGATCGCCGAGATCCAGGCGTCGGTGAAGGAACGCAAGGGTTCGGTGCACGTCCCCAAGCAGGTCGTCGTCGCCGACTCGGTGCCGATCACCGCGCTGGGCAAGCCGGACAAGAAGGCGGTGCGCAAGCAGTTCTGGGACGGCGCCGAGCGAGCCGTCGGCTAGTTTGCGCCGATTCCGGCGAGGATCCGGTCGAGCAGTTCGCCGGCCATCCGGGCGGCTTCGTCGACGTCGCCGTCGGCGATCCGGTCCAACAGCACGCCGTGGTCGACCATCTCCACCGGGACCTGCCGCGCGGTCGCGACGCTGGCGGTGACGGTCTCGATCAGCCCGCGGTAGAGCTCGGTCAGGATCTTGTTGCCCGACGTCCGCACCACGGCGAGGTGGAACTCGGCGTCCGCGCGGGCGAACGCCTCGGTGTCGTCGCCGTCCGCGCACGCGTCGCTGCGTGCCAGCAGGGTCCGCAGTTCCGCGATGTCGTCGGGTGTGCGGTTCGCGGCCGCGAGGCGGGCACCCTCCACTTCGAGTGCGCGACGGACCTGAAGCACCTCGCGCAGTTCCGTGCCGCAGAGCCGGCGCAGCGCCCCGGACACCTCGCTCGTCGCACGCACATAGGTGCCGTCGCCTTGGCGGACCTCCAGGATCCCGGCGTGGGCGAGGGCCCGGACCGCCTCCCGGACGGTGTTGCGGCCGACACCGAGAGTTTCGACGAGCACCGTCTCATTGGGTATCCGCTGCCCTATGGGCCATTCGCCGGTGGAGACAGCGTGTCTGAGCTGCTCGATCACCTGCTCGACCAGGCCGGTGCGGCGTGCTGTGCTCAGCGGCACGCAAAACCCCTTTCGTCCAATCATGGGATGTATGGCACCGTAGCAAGATGCGCACTCAACGGCAGGACATCCGCGAGCCGGGGACCGGGGGCATCGCCCCGGTCCCGAACCGCGGGACCGCCGGCGTCCTGCTCGCGGTCGCGGTGGTGCTCACGGCGCTGAACCTGCGCCCCGCGGTCACCAGCATCGCGACCGTGCTCGGCGACATCCGCACCGAGATGTCGACGTCGGCAACCTGGGCCGGCCTGTTGACGACGGTGCCCGCACTCTGTTTCGCCGCAGCCGGGCTGGCGGCGCCGTGGATCGCGAGCCGCATCGGCCTGGGCCGGACGATCTCGGTGTCGATGGTGGCACTGACCGCGGGCCTGGCGCTGCGCGTCACCGGGGGGCCACAACTGGTCATCGGCGCCACCCTGATCGCGTGCGCGGGAATCGCGTTGGCCAACGTGCTGATCCCGGTCGTCATCAAGGGGTCGTTCCCGGCCCGCATCGGCCTGATGACCGGCATCTACACCGCCGCGCTGCAGGGTGGCGGTGCGCTCGGCTCGGCGCTGACCCCCGGCCTGCAGGATCCGCTGGGCGGCTGGCGTGAAGCGCTCGCGATCTGGGCGCTGGTGTCCTTCCTGGCCCTGGCGCTGTGGATCCCGGCGAGCCGCAGCCATCGTGGGGCGTGGGCGGCGCACACCCAGCGCACCGCGGGTCGCCGATCGCTGCTGCGCAACCCGCTGGCCTGGACGGTGACGCTGTTCTTCGGCACCCAGTCGTTCATGGCGTACATCGCGATGGGCTGGCTGCCCGAGGTGTTCATCGACAACGGCATCGACAAGGTGCACGCGGGCCTGCTGGTCGGGCTGATGTCGCTGGTCGGGGTTCCGCTGTCGCTGTTCATCGCACCGATGGCGGCGCGCAGGCCCAGCCAGAGCGGCTGGATCCTCGCCGTAGGACTGTTCGGGATCGCAGGCACGATCGGCATGATGGTCGCCCCCGCCGCGCAGCCGCTGCTGTGGAGTGTGCTGATCGGGATCGGGATGAGCGCGTTCTCGATGGCGTTGGCGGTGTTGGGACTTCGCGCCCGCACCGCGGAGGACACCGCGCAACTGTCCGGGATGGCGCAGGGGTTGGGATACCTGTTCGCGGGCACCGGACCGTTCCTGTTCGGGTTGCTGCACGACGTGTCCCACGGCTGGACGGTGCCGTGGATCATGTATCTGGGCGTGTACGTCGTGCAGATCGTCGCCGGTGTGCTGGCCGGACGCGCGCGCTACGTGTGACCAGCTGAAGCGGTGTGTCGACCTGCTTGAATCCGTGACGGCGGATCAGGCGCCGGGGACCTGCGTGCGGGCCGCCACCGACCTGCCACCGGCGTTGTCGTAGACGTCGATCGCCACGTCGCCGTCGCGGTAACCGGCGATCTGATGCAGACCCTCGGTGGCGCCGATGATGTCGTTGGCGTGGTCACCGGTCATCGGATACTCGGCGACGGGATGACGCCAATGTGCGGCCACCACCGTCGTATTCGGGGCCAGCCGCGGCACCTCGCGATCCAGCACCTCGCGCAGCGTCGCCGGCTGCAGGTAGTAGCACACCTCGGAGAGCACAACGAGGTCGAAAGGCCGGGCGGGCCAGGGCTGGTCGAGCGAGCCGTGCAGCAGTGTCACCCGCTGCCGCAGCCCGCGCGCGTCGAGGCGCTGCGCGGCCCGGTCCAGTGCCGCGACGCTGACGTCGGCGCCGACCACGTGATCGCAGCGCGCCAGCAGCGCCTCGGTGAGCACCCCGATCGAGCAACCCGGTTCGAACGCGAGCCGATAGCGCGCATACGGCAGCAGTGCGGTGGTGATGGCGTACTTGCGCTGCTCGTACCACCGGGATTCCAGCTGCCAGGGATCGGCCGCCTGGGCGTACATGCGGTCGAAGAAGCTGTCGGGAAGCCGGGCGTTCAGCGGAAGATCACCTCGCCGACGGTCACCAGCCGGGGCAGGACGTACGCGGGCAGTACAGGTTCGCCGCCGGGTTCCGGCGGGGTGAACTGGCTGCGAAAGTGAGCTGCCGCGGCGGTCTTTCGGGCGATGGCCGCCGAGGTGGCCGGCACCGCGGCGGCCCGCGGCCACGGCACGGCGGCATCCCCGGGGCGCGCCCAGTGCCACATCCACACCGGGTACTCCACCAGCATCGCACCCGTGACGTCCGCGGCGTGGGCGGCGGCCCTGCCGACGGCCTCGTGGTCGGGATGTCCGTCCCCGCGCCAGGTGGCCGCGCACCACGTGCCCGCCGGCCGGCCTGCCAGGACCTCGATGAGCGCGTCGGTGAGACGCCGCTCGTACCGCGCGATCTCACCATCCGGCAGGCCGAGGCTGATCGGGGTCGAGACCCCGAGTTCGTCTGCTGCGGCGTGCAATTCGGCGCGGCGGGTCTGCTCAAGCGTGTGACGCTGCCGCGGTGTCGAATCCGGGAACGCGGCACCGCCGTCACTGGCCGACACCACCTGCACCCGCACCCCGGCGCCGGCCAGCATCGTCATCGCGGCACCGAAACCCAGTGTCTCGTCGTCGGGGTGCGCGCCGACCACGACGAGGTCCGGACAGGCCGACAAATCCAGCGCCGGGAGATCGAGTCCCGCAGCAGCCCAGACGGTTTCCGGTGTGCCGCCGTCCGGCAGCGGCGCCGCGGCCAGTCGTCCGGAGTTGCTCACGACTGGCCCGCCGCCAGCGCGCCGAGACGTTCGAGATCGCGTTCGGCGTGGCTCTGCCGTACGTAGATCGCCAGATCCGCCACCCGCCGGGCATGCTCGGCATCCGTCGCCAGCGGCGCGGGACCGAGCGCACGTGCGGTGCGGGTCAACGTCTCGTCCACGGCGGTCTCCACCACCGCGCGCGCCCGGCGCGCGTGCAGTTCCGCGGCACCCGCGCGATTGTCCGGATCGGCGTCGAATGCGTGGGCCACCGCCGTCAGCGTCGCGTCCGCGGCGGCCAGCGCGGCATCCACCGCGCCGAGGTGGGCCAGCGTGTGCGCGTCGGCGCGGCTCGAGGACGCCCGCTGATACAGCGCGGCGGCGACGGCGCGGGCTGCGCCCAGCCAGCATGCGGCCACCCCGGCGGCGCCGTGCCAGAACCCCGGCCTGCTCAGATACTCACCGGGCTCCCCGACCGGCCGCGCCGGTACGGCATCGAATTGCACTGAGCGGGTGTCGGATTCGGCCATTCCGGCGTTGCTCCAGCGGTCCGGGAGCACCCGCGCACCCGGGTCTGCGAGGTCGACCGCGAACAGCCCCCGCTGCCCCGAGGGCAACCGCGCGGTGACCAGTGCGTGCGTGCACAGGCCCGCGCCCGAGCACCACGGTTTGGTGCCTGCGAGCAGTACCCGTGGGCCGTCCTCCCGTGCGCTCAGTGCCGCCTCACCGGACTCGGCCGCCCACACTCCCCACCACTGGTCCGCGCCGGGACCGCTGCCGGTCAGCTCGGTCAGGATCGCGACCGCGTCGGTGTGTGCTTCGGCGAGACGGCCCGCGACCACGTCGATCTCGGTCAGGGCGGCCAGCCGTCGCCAGCGCTGCGCGGTGTCGCCACGGCCCGGCAGCGGGAGGTCGAGCTCCCCGGAGCTCAGCCACTGCCGGACCAGGCCTGCGTTCACGGGGTCACTTCCGCGGACCGTCCACTGACGGTGTGGGCGATGTCGCGCAGATGCTGCGCGAAGCCGCCGGGGGCGCGGCCCTCACTGCGGTCCGACGTCGCGACCGACAGGCCGCGGTCGCGGTGGATGGACAGCGCGGCGGCTTCGAAGCGACGCACCAGGTCGACATCCTCACTGCTCGCCAGCGCGCGGAACCCGCCGACGTGCCAGTACGCGTCGGCGCGGAATCCCATGTTGGCGCCGTGGATGTGGCGGTGGCTGGTGCCCTGTGTGCGGTAGCCGGCGAGATAACGCCGTGCCACCGCGGGTGAGAAGTTCCGCCACGCCGGGATGCGCACCACCCCGAGCACCATGTCGGCGTCCGCGGCGATCATCCGCACCAGCCAGTCGGCATCGACCGCGCTGTCGGCATCCGTGGTCGCGTACCAGGTGCGGGCCGGCTCCACGTCGGCGTGCAACGTCCTCGCGTACTCGAAACCGGCGGCCCGCGCGGCGCCGACGTTGCCGGCCTCGACGGAGACGAAGTGCACGTCCGGCCCGAACGTGCCGGCGTGCGCCTCGCTGCCGTCGTCGCACGAATCCAGCACCACGACCGTGGTGACGGCGATCGGCACGCACAGCGCCGCGGTCGTCAGCGCCCGCAGACAGTCTGGGAGGTGATCGTTCTCGTTGTGCGCCGGCACCACGACGACAGCCTTCGCGATGTCGGTCATGCCTGACTATTAGCCAGAACGCCGATTTTCCACACCTGGCACGATGGACGGGATGAGTGACTTCGACGCGGTGCTGTTCGACTTCTCCGGCACGCTGTTCCGGCTGGAAGGAGACGAGAGCTGGTTTCGGGGCATGGAACTCGACACCGAGGACAAGGGCGAGGTCGACGCGCACGTGCAGGCCGAGCTGATGCACCGGCTGACCCAGCCGACCGGGCGATCGGTGTCGATGACGCCGCAGGCACTCGACGCATGGATGAAGCGCGACCTCGAACCGCACCTGCACCGGGAGGCCTACCTGCACGTGCTGCGCGAATCCGGGCTGGCGCGCCACCACGCCGAGGCGCTGTACTCCCACGCGATCGACCCGGCCTGCTGGACCCCGTACCCCGACACCCCCACCGTGCTCGACGGCCTGCGCGGGCACGGCATCAGGACCGCGGTGGTGTCCAACATCGCGTTCGACCTGCGGCCCGCCTTCACCGGTGTGGGGACGGTCGACGAGTTCGTGCTGTCCTTCGAGGTCGGTGCGGTCAAACCGGACCCGGCGATCTTCCAGACCGCGCTCGACCGGCTGGGCGTCGCCGCGGCACGCACCCTGATGATCGGCGACAGCGACGAAGCCGACGGCGGTGCCCGCACGCTCGGCTGCGCGTTCGCGCTCGTCGACCCGTTGCCCACCCGCGAGCGGCGAGACGGCCTGATCGCGGCCCTGCGGGGGCACGGAATCTCGCTGTAGCGTCGAATCCATGGCGAGTAGCGAGCGGATCCGGCCGCCGTGGTGGCTGAAGTACGTGAACAAGGTGATGATCGCGCTGAACCGGACGGGGCTGTTCACCAACGGCCCGGCGGTGCTGATCGTCACCGGACGCAAGACCGGGAAACCACGGCCGACGCCGGTCACGCCGTTCGAGGTGGACGGCCGGCGTTATGTGGTCGGCGGCCTGCCCGGTTCGGACTGGGTGCGCAATCTGCAGGCCAACCCCGAGGCGGTGCTGGCGCGCGGGAAGAGCCGCCAGACCGTGCGGATGGTCGAGCTGCCGGTCGAGCAGGCCCGGCCGCTGCTGCGGCAGTTCCCGGTGCTGGTGCCGACCGGGGTGGACTTCATGAAGAACGCCGGGCTGGTCACCGGGCCCAACCCCGACGAGTTCGAGGCGCTGGCCGGGCGCTGCCCGGTATTCCGCTTCGATACGGTCTAAGCCGTGAGCAACCCGTTCGACGCCAGCCTCTGGGAGCCGGTGTCCGGCTTCGACGACCTGACCGACATCACCTACCACCGCCATGTCGCCGACGGCGCCCGCCGTCCGACCGTGCGGATCGCGTTCGACCGCCCCGAGGTGCGCAACGCGTTCCGCCCGCACACCGTCGACGAGCTGTACCGCGTGCTCGACCACGCACGGATGTCCTCGGACGTCGGCGTGGTACTGCTGACCGGCAACGGCCCGTCCCCGAAGGACGGCGGCTGGGCGTTCTGCTCCGGCGGCGACCAGCGCATCCGCGGCCGCAGCGGCTACCAGTACGCGTCCGGGGAGACCGCCGAGACCGTCGACCCGGCCCGCGCGGGCCGGCTGCACATCCTGGAGGTGCAGCGGCTGATCCGCTTCATGCCCAAGCCGGTGATCTGTCTGGTCAACGGGTGGGCCGCAGGCGGCGGGCATTCGTTGCACGTGGTGTGCGACCTGACGCTGGCCTCGCGCGAACACGCCCGCTTCAAGCAGACCGACGCCGACGTCGGCTCGTTCGACGGCGGCTACGGGTCGGCGTACCTGGCACGGCAGGTCGGGCAGAAATTCGCCCGCGAGATCTTCTTCCTGGGCCGCCCCTACACCGCCGAGGAGATGCACGCGATGGGCGCGGTCAACGCCGTCGTCGACCATGCCGACCTGGAAAACGTTGCGCTGCAGTGGGCTTCGGAGATCAACGGCAAATCCCCGCAGGCGATCCGGATGCTCAAGTACGCGTTCAACCTGCAGGACGACGGGCTGGTGGGCCAGCAGTTGTTCGCCGGGGAGGCGACGCGGCTGGCGTACATGACCGACGAGGCCGTCGAGGGCCGCGACGCGTTCCTGGAGAAGCGCGACCCCGACTGGACGCCGTTCCCCCGCTACTTCTGACCGGACCCCTGACCCGTCGAGATTGCGTTCCAGCAGGAAAAGTGCGAGTGAGGTCCTGCTGGAATGCAATTTCGGCACCGGAAATAGACTCCGCTGCGTGACGAGGAACCCGCTGCGGCGGCTGGCCGACCAGGTGGTGCTGACCAGCATGCGGCCACCGATCCTGCCCGCACTGCTGAACCGGCCCACCCGCGAGACCATCGAGCTGCGTGGCAAGCGGGTGCTGATGACCGGCGCGTCGTCGGGCATCGGCGAGGCGGCCGCCGAGAAGCTGGCCCGCCGCGGCGCGACGGTCGTCGCGGTCGCGCGGCGCCAGGAGCTGCTCGACGCGCTGGTCACCCGGATCACCGACACCGGCGGGGACGCCCGCGCGCACGCGTGCGATCTGTCCGATCTCGACGCGGTCGACGCCCTGGTCGCGACCGTCGAGAAGGAGCTGGGCGGCATCGACATCCTGGTCAACAACGCCGGGCGCTCCATCCGCCGCCCGCTGGAGGAGTCGCTGGAGCGCTGGCACGACGTCGAGCGGACGATGACGCTGAACTACTACGGCCCGCTGCGCCTGATCCGCGGTCTGGCGCCGGGCATGCTGGAGCGCGGGGACGGCCACATCATCAACGTCTCCACCTGGGGCGTGAAGACCGAGAGTCCGCCGCTGTTCGGGGTGTACAACGCGTCCAAGGCGGCGCTGAGCTCGATCAGCCGCATCATCGAGACCGAGTGGTCCGACCGCGGCGTGCACGCGACGACGCTGTACTACCCGCTGGTGAAGACCCCGATGATCGCGCCGACCCGCGCCTACGACGGACTGCCCGGGCTGTCGGCCGACGAGGCCGCCGGATGGATCATCACCGCCGCGCGGCACCGCCCGGTCAGCATCGCGCCCCGCATCGCGGTCACCGCGCACGCGATCAACAGTGTCGCCCCGGCCGCGATCGACACCATCATGAAACGCCAACGCATGCAGCCCAGGGACTGAAAAGCGTTGTTCGCCAACCTCGCCGACATCGTCCGCGGTCACGCCCGGCACCGCCCCGGCGCACCCGCGCTGATCGTCGGCGACCGCGTCATCACCTACGCCGAACTCGACGACCGGTCCAGCAGGGCGGCGCAGGCGTTCTCCCAGGCGGGTGTCGGGTTCGGCGACCGGGTCGCGTTCGTCGAACGCAACGGCGCCGAATACTTCGACGTCGCTTTCGGTCTGGCCAAGCTCGGCGCGGTGACGGTACCGGTGAACTGGCGTCTGACCGCCCCCGAGATCCGGCACGTTCTCACCGACGCCGCCGTGTCGATGGTGGTGGTCGGACAGGAGTTCGTCGACCGGGTGCACGACATCGAGGACGACATCGACGCCGGCATCGTCGTCGTCGGAAACCACGACCGCTGGCCGGATTTCGCCGAGTTCGTCGGCCAGGCGCCCGCGGTGGATCCGGGCGTGGTCACCGGCCCCGACGATCTGGTGTTCCTGATGTACACCTCGGGCACCACCGGAGCGCCCAAGGGTGTGATGCTCAGCAACACCAACTTCGTGTGCAAGACCGCCGGTGTCGCGGGGCCGTGGAAGTTCGACGCGGACGCGGTCAGCCTGGCGGTGATGCCGCTGTTCCACATGGCCGGGTTCGGGTGGGCGCTGGCCGGGCTGTGGCAGGGCGCGGCGACGGTGGTGCTGCGCGACGTCGACCACGCCGCGATCCTCGACGCGATCGGCCGCCACCGGGTCACCAACATGCTGCTGGTGCCCGCCGTCATCCAATCCCTGCTCGACACACCGGGTCTCGACGACATGGACTTCTCCGGGCTGCGGATCGTGGTGTACGGGGCCTCCCCCATCACCGACGACGTGCTGGTGCGCGGCATGGACCGATTCGGCGGTGTGTTCGCCCAGGTGTACGGCATGACCGAGTCGACGGGGTCGATCACCCAGCTCGACGGCGACGAGCACCTGCCGACACTGCTGCGCTCCTGCGGCAGGCCGTATCCGTGGGTGCAGATCCGCGTCGTCGACGCGTCCGGAGCCGACGTCGCACCGGGCACCGTCGGCGAGGTGTGGACCCGGTCGCCGCAGAACATGCTGGGCTACTGGAACAACCCGGACGCGACCGCGGCGACGCTGACCGCGGACGGCTGGCTGCGGACCGGCGACGCCGGATACCTCGACGCCGCCGGCTATCTGTATCTGCACGACCGGATCAAGGACATGATCGTCTCCGGCGCGGAGAACGTGTACCCCGCCGAGGTGGAGAACGTGCTGATGACACACCCGGGGGTCGCCGACGTCGCCGTCATCGGGGTACCGGATGCGCGCTGGGGCGAGGCGGTCAAGGCCATCGTGGTGCGGGCGCGCGACGCGACACTCACCGAGGCCGAGCTGATCGCCCACGCCCGGCACCGGCTGGCCGGGTTCAAGCTGCCGAAGTCGGTCGACTTCGTCGGCGCGCTGCCCCGCAACCCGAGCGGCAAGCTGCTCAAACGCGCGCTGCGCGAACCGTACTGGACCGGCACGGACCGCCACATCGGGTGACGCGGCCGTGGTAGACACACAGCCATGGAGATCCTGGCCAGCCGGGTGTTGTTCCGTCCGAAGGACTATGCGCGCTCGGTCGCGTTCTACCGCGACGGCATCGGGCTGGCCATCGCCAGGGAGTACAGCGGCGGCACGGTCTTCTACGCCGGCCAGTCGCTGATCGAGATCGCCGGCCACGGCGCGCCCGCCGGGGATGCGCCGCCGTTCCCCGGGGCGTTGTGGCTGCAGGTGCGCGACCTCGCCGTCGCGCAGGACCAGCTGCGGCAGCGCGGCGTCGAGATCGCGCGGGAGGCCCGCCAGGAACCATGGGGACTGCACGAGATGCACGTCACCGACCCCGACGGCGTCACGCTGATCTTCGTGCAGGTGCCCGAGGATCACCCGATCCGGCGCGACACCCGCGGCTAATCGACAGCAGCCGCGAGCGGCTAATCGACAGGAGCGGCGAGCGGCCAGCCGACCGACGCGAGGCGCGCGGCGACCTGGTGCATCTCTTCCGGGTTGGGTTCCTTGGCCGTGACCCGGTGGATCGCGGTGTGGATCTGCGCGGGCGTGACGGTGTCGGCGTCGGTGGAGCGCAGCACCGTCTGGGCCACCTTGACCACCTGATCCTCGGTCAGGGTGCGCCGCAACAGGGCCAGCAGCGGAAAGTAGTCCTTCTGCGGCACGCCGTGCGGATAGCCCTCGTGCAGCCAGGCCAGCACGTTGTCGAAAGCCTTCTGCGCCATACGATCAGCTCACTTCCTTGGCAGGAACGGGAACAGGTCGATTCCGGTGTTGTGGATGATCGTCGCGCGGGTGATCCACAGCACCGCGGTCAGGATGACCCAGCCGACGAACACGAACAGCGCCACACCGGCGTACTTGGCCAGCGGCTTCGGCGCCGTGACCGCGGATCCGTCGCTGCCGTCGGATCCGGTACCGCGCGAGTACGCGACCAGCCCGACGGCGAAGATCGCGGGCAGGCCCGCGCCGAGCAGCAGCCCGATTCCGAGCACCTTGGCAATGCTCTCGAAGTACGTCATCTGATGTCCTCTGTGCTGTCCGGTCAGACCGTCGTCGGGGCGGACTTGGGTTCCGGTGCGGCCTCGGCGTCCTGGGCGGCCGGGGCGCGCAGTTCGGCGGGGATCACCGAGTTGGTCGAGTCGTCCCAGTCGGCGTTGACGTTGCTGTGGTCGACCTTCTGATGCTGGGCGCGCCACCACATGTAGAACGACAGGCCGCACAGCAGCGCGAAGATCACGCCGTCACCGATCAGATCGGATCCGGTCAGCGACTTCACGCCGTGCGACAGCCAGAACGACAGCGCGCCGACGATGCCTGCGGCGGGCAGGGTGATGAGCCACGCGACGGCCATCCGGCCGGCGACGGCCCAGCGGACCTCGGCGCCGGGCTTGCCGACACCGCTGCCGAGGATCGAACCCGTCGCGACGTGGGTGGTCGACAGCGCCATACCCGCGGCCGAGGAGCTCAGGATGATCGCGGCCGACGACGCCTCGGCGGCCAGCCCCTGCGGGGACTCGATCTCGACCAGACCCTTACCGAGCGTGCGGATCACCCGCCAGCCGCCCAGGTAGGTGCCGAGCCCGATGGCCAGCGCGCAGGACGCGATGATCCAGAACGGGAGACCCTGCTCCTTGACGTCTCCGCCGAGGTTGCCGGTGGTGATCAGCGCGAGCGCGATGACGCCCATCGTCTTCTGCGCGTCGTTGGTGCCGTGCGACAGCGCGACCAGCGATGCGCTCGCGATCTGGCCCCAGCGGAAACCCGCCTCGCGCTGCTTCTTGCTGACGTTGCGCGTGATCCTGTAGACCAGCCAGGTGCCGCAGCCGGCGACCAGGCACGCGATCAGCGGTGCGGCGACGGCCGGGATCAGCACCTTCTGGCTCACCCCGGCCCAGTTGACGCCGCCGAGACCGATCGCGGCGAGCCCGGCACCGATCAGGCCGCCGAACAACGCGTGCGACGAGCTGGACGGGATGCCGAACAGCCAGGTGAGCAGGTTCCACAGGATGCCGCCGATGAGGCCGGCGAAGATGATCGTCAATCCGGTCGACGCGTCGATCGACGGAAGCAGTTGACCGGTCCCGACATCCTGGATGTTGAGCACCGAGGTGGTCACCGTGATCGCGACCTCGACGGACAGGAACGCACCGATCAGGTTCAGGACACCCGCGAGCAGCACCGCCGTCTTCGGCTTCAGCGCGCCGGTCGCGATGGACGTGGCCATCGCGTTCCCGGTGTCGTGAAAGCCGTTGGTGAAGTCGAATGCCAGCGCGGTGGCAATCAACAGCACCAAGATGATCAGCTCTGCGCTCATGGGTTTGATTCTGCTGCCTGGCCGGGAGTTTTAACGAATTTTCACCGAGGTGCGTCGAGGCCGCGACGTGCGGTTTCTCCTGGCCACGGACAGCTGTTCATCTACTGTTCATCTTCTGTGGTGCCGGCGTTCTCCGGCCCCGATTCTCGCCCCGTCCTCGACAGCCTTCGCGTCTACTATCGGAAGGCCTGAGACCGTATTCCAGGGCTGTGTCGGAAGTGAACTCGTGACCAATTTTGTCGCCAGGATCGTGGCGTGGATCGTGGCCGGATACCCCGAGGGTGTGCCGGGTCCCGACCGCGTGCCGCTGCTGGCGTTGCTGCGTCGCCGCCTCAGCGACGACGAGGTCAAAGCGGTCGCCGTGGAGTTGCTCACCCGCGCGGAGATCCACGGCACCGCCGAGTTCGACCGCGTCGACATCGGCGTACTGATCACCCAGGTCACCGACAACCTGCCCACCCCCGACGACGTCGAACGCGTCCGCGTCCGGCTGGCCGCGCAGGGCTGGCCGCTCGACGATCCCCGCGACGACGCGGAGGAGGGCCGATA carries:
- a CDS encoding PIG-L deacetylase family protein, which encodes MSNSGRLAAAPLPDGGTPETVWAAAGLDLPALDLSACPDLVVVGAHPDDETLGFGAAMTMLAGAGVRVQVVSASDGGAAFPDSTPRQRHTLEQTRRAELHAAADELGVSTPISLGLPDGEIARYERRLTDALIEVLAGRPAGTWCAATWRGDGHPDHEAVGRAAAHAADVTGAMLVEYPVWMWHWARPGDAAVPWPRAAAVPATSAAIARKTAAAAHFRSQFTPPEPGGEPVLPAYVLPRLVTVGEVIFR
- a CDS encoding CynX/NimT family MFS transporter, translating into MRTQRQDIREPGTGGIAPVPNRGTAGVLLAVAVVLTALNLRPAVTSIATVLGDIRTEMSTSATWAGLLTTVPALCFAAAGLAAPWIASRIGLGRTISVSMVALTAGLALRVTGGPQLVIGATLIACAGIALANVLIPVVIKGSFPARIGLMTGIYTAALQGGGALGSALTPGLQDPLGGWREALAIWALVSFLALALWIPASRSHRGAWAAHTQRTAGRRSLLRNPLAWTVTLFFGTQSFMAYIAMGWLPEVFIDNGIDKVHAGLLVGLMSLVGVPLSLFIAPMAARRPSQSGWILAVGLFGIAGTIGMMVAPAAQPLLWSVLIGIGMSAFSMALAVLGLRARTAEDTAQLSGMAQGLGYLFAGTGPFLFGLLHDVSHGWTVPWIMYLGVYVVQIVAGVLAGRARYV
- a CDS encoding class I SAM-dependent methyltransferase, whose amino-acid sequence is MYAQAADPWQLESRWYEQRKYAITTALLPYARYRLAFEPGCSIGVLTEALLARCDHVVGADVSVAALDRAAQRLDARGLRQRVTLLHGSLDQPWPARPFDLVVLSEVCYYLQPATLREVLDREVPRLAPNTTVVAAHWRHPVAEYPMTGDHANDIIGATEGLHQIAGYRDGDVAIDVYDNAGGRSVAARTQVPGA
- the fadD8 gene encoding fatty-acid--CoA ligase FadD8 gives rise to the protein MSDPQLRPFLHSGHLTVGALKRHKDKPVLFLGDTTLTGGELADRISQYIQAFEALGAGTGAAVGLLSLNRPEVLMIIGAGQTQGYRRTALHPLGSLDDHAYVLSDAGVTSLIIDPQPMFVERALGLVEKVPSLRQVLTIGPVPSELAAAGVAAVDLTAEAAKYPAKPLAAADLPPDHIGGLTYTGGTTGKPKGVIGTTQSITTMTTVQLAEWEWPENPRFLMCTPLSHAGAAFFTPVIVKGGELIVLTKFDPAEVLRVIEEQKITATMLVPSMIYALMDHPDSHTRDLSSLETVYYGASAMNPVRLKEAIRRFGPIFAQYYGQSEAPMVITYLSKKEHDDKRLTSCGRPTLFAKVALLGEDGTPVPQGEVGEICVSGPLLSGGYWNLPEATADTFRDGWMHTGDLAREDEDGFYFIVDRTKDMIVTGGFNVFPREVEDVVAEHPSIAQVCVIGTPDEKWGEAVTAVVVLRPDADSSDGAVQTMIAEIQASVKERKGSVHVPKQVVVADSVPITALGKPDKKAVRKQFWDGAERAVG
- a CDS encoding FadR/GntR family transcriptional regulator; this encodes MPLSTARRTGLVEQVIEQLRHAVSTGEWPIGQRIPNETVLVETLGVGRNTVREAVRALAHAGILEVRQGDGTYVRATSEVSGALRRLCGTELREVLQVRRALEVEGARLAAANRTPDDIAELRTLLARSDACADGDDTEAFARADAEFHLAVVRTSGNKILTELYRGLIETVTASVATARQVPVEMVDHGVLLDRIADGDVDEAARMAGELLDRILAGIGAN